One window of Jannaschia sp. CCS1 genomic DNA carries:
- a CDS encoding Crp/Fnr family transcriptional regulator, producing MELTIWSASGLIGVALYLSAYGGLQFGLLRGSSATYTIMNMLAAMAVLVSIVEAFNLSSMLIQISWITLSVIGLARMAWTRAKVRFSEEETSFLAAHFSTLSPHLARKFLQLGTWQTVSPGTILARQGTPVHELVYVGQGNAEVHAHGATVATIGPTALIGEMTIMHGGEATADVEITSEARIFTLPRAALMRELEMDHDFALAVSNALQIEAQRKIEAANRERAGMAVEIG from the coding sequence ATGGAATTAACGATCTGGTCGGCCTCGGGTCTCATCGGGGTTGCCCTTTACCTTTCGGCCTATGGCGGGTTGCAGTTTGGCCTGTTGCGCGGCAGCTCGGCTACCTACACGATCATGAACATGCTCGCTGCGATGGCGGTGCTGGTCAGCATTGTGGAGGCGTTCAACCTGTCGTCGATGCTGATTCAGATCTCCTGGATCACCCTATCCGTGATCGGCCTGGCGCGTATGGCCTGGACCCGGGCAAAGGTGCGCTTTTCCGAGGAGGAGACATCCTTTCTCGCCGCCCATTTCAGTACGCTGTCGCCCCATCTGGCCCGCAAGTTCCTGCAGCTGGGAACCTGGCAGACCGTCAGCCCCGGTACGATCCTCGCCCGCCAGGGCACACCCGTGCACGAGTTGGTCTATGTCGGACAGGGCAACGCCGAGGTTCACGCGCACGGGGCGACCGTGGCCACAATCGGCCCGACCGCGTTGATCGGAGAGATGACGATCATGCATGGCGGCGAGGCCACCGCCGATGTTGAGATCACGTCAGAGGCGCGCATTTTTACCCTGCCCCGCGCCGCCCTGATGCGAGAGTTGGAGATGGACCACGATTTCGCGCTGGCCGTCTCGAACGCCCTGCAAATCGAAGCGCAGCGCAAAATCGAGGCGGCAAACCGGGAACGCGCCGGGATGGCGGTCGAGATAGGTTAA
- a CDS encoding Zn-dependent alcohol dehydrogenase, with protein MPRTIRAAVCHAHGAPLTVEEITLRDAGPGEVEVTLDAVAICHSDISYMEGAWGGDLPAVYGHEAAGTVTAIGDGVALKEGDRVIVTLAKSCGQCPSCADAQPMYCGGNTPEAQVLTTSEGAPVVKAMNCGAFAEAVVVHASQTAPIGDDIPSDVACLLACGVPTGMGAAINTAKVKPGDKVVVIGAGGVGLNAIQGARIAGAARIVAMDLEEKKLADAREFGATDTLPAQTKKPWIALSKILGGTLADHVFVSVGAIPAYEVALRLLAPRGTAYAVGMPHTGETTPYEPVIFAATGQGIRGSYLGEIVLKRDIPWMVDLYSQGRLKLDELVSARWSLDQINEAIADTNTGQARRNVITF; from the coding sequence ATGCCCAGGACCATCCGCGCCGCCGTCTGTCACGCCCATGGCGCGCCGCTCACCGTTGAAGAGATCACCCTGCGCGATGCGGGCCCCGGGGAGGTGGAAGTGACGCTCGATGCCGTGGCGATCTGCCATTCCGACATCTCCTATATGGAAGGGGCCTGGGGTGGTGATTTGCCGGCAGTTTATGGCCATGAGGCGGCGGGCACGGTGACGGCAATCGGCGATGGCGTGGCGTTGAAGGAAGGCGACCGCGTGATCGTGACGCTGGCCAAATCCTGCGGCCAATGCCCGTCCTGCGCCGATGCACAGCCGATGTATTGCGGCGGCAACACGCCGGAGGCTCAGGTGCTGACCACGTCCGAAGGCGCGCCGGTCGTCAAGGCGATGAATTGCGGTGCCTTCGCCGAAGCCGTCGTCGTCCACGCCAGCCAGACCGCGCCCATCGGCGATGATATCCCGTCCGATGTCGCCTGCCTTCTGGCCTGTGGCGTGCCCACGGGAATGGGGGCGGCCATCAACACGGCAAAGGTGAAACCCGGCGATAAAGTCGTTGTCATCGGTGCAGGCGGCGTCGGCCTGAACGCAATCCAAGGCGCGCGCATTGCGGGCGCAGCGCGGATCGTGGCGATGGATCTGGAAGAAAAGAAGCTGGCCGACGCGCGGGAATTTGGCGCAACCGATACGCTCCCCGCCCAGACAAAAAAGCCTTGGATCGCGCTGTCAAAGATCCTCGGCGGCACGCTGGCCGATCACGTCTTCGTCTCTGTCGGTGCGATCCCGGCCTACGAGGTCGCCCTGCGGCTCCTGGCCCCGCGCGGCACCGCCTATGCGGTCGGCATGCCACATACCGGCGAAACCACACCCTATGAGCCGGTCATTTTCGCCGCCACGGGCCAGGGAATCCGGGGCTCTTACCTTGGCGAAATCGTCCTTAAGCGGGATATCCCCTGGATGGTGGACCTCTATTCCCAGGGCCGCCTGAAACTGGATGAACTCGTCTCCGCCCGTTGGTCCCTTGACCAGATCAATGAGGCGATCGCCGACACCAACACCGGCCAGGCCCGCCGCAACGTCATCACCTTCTAG
- the nth gene encoding endonuclease III, producing MAKQLTYHTIHEIFTRFRDAEAEPKGELHHVNVYTLVVAVALSAQATDAGVNKATKRLFEIADTPQKMLDLGLEAVTEHIRTIGLYRNKAKNVIKLSQILVDEYGGEVPSSRTALQSLPGVGRKTANVVLNMWWGMPAQAVDTHIFRVGNRTLIAPGKDVDAVERAVEDNIPAEFQLHAHHWLILHGRYICVARKPKCGACLIRDLCVFEDKTPDPLPKKGARP from the coding sequence ATGGCCAAGCAACTGACCTACCACACGATACACGAGATTTTCACCCGCTTTCGCGACGCCGAAGCGGAGCCCAAGGGCGAGCTGCATCACGTCAATGTCTATACCCTCGTGGTGGCCGTGGCGCTGTCGGCGCAGGCGACGGATGCGGGCGTGAACAAGGCGACGAAGCGGTTGTTTGAGATCGCCGATACACCGCAAAAGATGCTCGACCTGGGGTTGGAGGCGGTGACGGAGCATATCAGGACCATCGGCCTCTACCGCAATAAAGCCAAGAACGTCATCAAGTTAAGCCAGATTCTGGTGGATGAATACGGCGGTGAAGTGCCGTCCTCCCGCACCGCCCTGCAATCGCTGCCGGGTGTGGGGCGCAAGACCGCAAATGTGGTGTTAAACATGTGGTGGGGGATGCCGGCACAAGCCGTCGACACGCATATTTTCCGGGTCGGCAACCGCACGCTGATCGCGCCGGGCAAGGATGTGGACGCTGTTGAGCGCGCGGTGGAAGACAACATCCCGGCCGAATTTCAACTGCATGCGCATCACTGGCTGATCCTCCATGGCCGCTACATCTGCGTGGCGCGGAAACCAAAATGCGGCGCCTGTCTGATCCGTGATCTATGCGTGTTCGAGGACAAGACGCCCGATCCGCTGCCGAAAAAAGGAGCGCGCCCATGA
- a CDS encoding methylated-DNA--[protein]-cysteine S-methyltransferase, whose product MSHPANHDAALPDPGGSYHFHVMRRALDLIDANPHQSLDDLAKSLDMSPAHFQRTFSGWVGVSPKRYQQYLTLDHARRLLADRFTVLDTVGETGLTSGGRLHDLFLRWEAMSPGTYASGGAGLTIRWGWFDSPFGPALVMATDKGICGIGFAAETGPEPTMADLRARWPKADYVEDPMALKPMAEAAFTGAGDLQLTLIGAPFQIKVWEALLSIPTGHVTTYSQIAGAIGKPRAVRAVGTAVGRNPISWLIPCHRALRKSGGLGGYHWGLPVKRAMLAWEAATTEDGAA is encoded by the coding sequence ATGTCCCATCCCGCCAATCACGACGCCGCCCTGCCCGACCCCGGCGGCAGCTACCACTTCCATGTCATGCGCCGCGCGCTGGATCTGATCGACGCAAACCCGCACCAGAGCCTGGACGACCTGGCCAAATCCTTGGACATGAGCCCGGCCCACTTCCAGCGCACCTTCAGCGGCTGGGTCGGCGTCAGCCCCAAACGCTACCAGCAATATCTGACGCTGGACCATGCGCGCCGCCTGCTGGCGGATCGGTTCACGGTGCTCGACACAGTAGGCGAGACGGGGCTGACCAGCGGCGGACGCCTCCACGATCTGTTCCTGCGGTGGGAGGCGATGAGCCCCGGCACCTACGCCAGCGGCGGCGCGGGCTTGACGATCCGCTGGGGCTGGTTCGACAGCCCCTTCGGCCCCGCGCTGGTGATGGCCACCGACAAAGGCATCTGCGGCATCGGCTTCGCGGCGGAAACCGGGCCGGAGCCCACCATGGCCGACCTGCGCGCGCGCTGGCCCAAGGCCGATTACGTCGAAGATCCCATGGCGCTGAAACCCATGGCCGAGGCCGCCTTCACCGGCGCGGGCGACCTCCAACTCACGCTCATCGGCGCGCCCTTCCAGATCAAAGTGTGGGAGGCGTTGCTGTCCATTCCCACCGGCCACGTCACCACGTACAGCCAGATCGCGGGCGCCATTGGCAAGCCCCGCGCGGTGCGCGCCGTGGGCACCGCTGTGGGCCGCAATCCGATCAGCTGGCTGATCCCCTGCCACCGCGCCTTGCGCAAATCCGGCGGGCTTGGCGGCTACCATTGGGGTCTGCCCGTCAAGCGCGCAATGCTGGCCTGGGAAGCTGCCACGACGGAGGACGGCGCGGCTTAG
- a CDS encoding Crp/Fnr family transcriptional regulator, translating into MGDLIAQLNAGTGSIAILLVGLVFKLTGFAVRDELALRVLVVCGFICDAAYYLLRADPILPSVLSNIALLAINVILIAAIVSERTTWAMSDEDRKTFAHFPTLTPGQFRRMRKMLTAHAAEPGAVLTTEGAAVEDLMLVFAQTITITKRGESFPIAGPAFVGEVAFLTGNPSSADVSLPEGGTVLRIDSVALRKRMARVPAFNNAMIALFGTELARKVADSVPMARAADR; encoded by the coding sequence GTGGGCGACCTGATTGCACAGCTCAACGCGGGCACGGGATCCATCGCGATCCTGCTGGTGGGGCTGGTCTTCAAGCTGACGGGATTTGCCGTCCGGGACGAGTTGGCGTTGCGCGTTCTTGTGGTCTGCGGTTTCATCTGTGACGCGGCCTATTACCTTCTTCGCGCCGACCCGATCCTGCCGTCCGTCCTGTCCAATATCGCGCTGCTGGCGATCAACGTGATCCTGATCGCCGCCATTGTGTCGGAGCGAACGACCTGGGCGATGTCGGACGAGGATCGCAAGACATTTGCCCATTTCCCGACCCTCACGCCCGGGCAGTTTCGCCGCATGCGCAAGATGCTGACCGCCCATGCCGCAGAGCCGGGGGCGGTGCTGACGACAGAGGGTGCGGCGGTTGAAGATCTGATGCTGGTCTTCGCGCAAACCATCACCATAACCAAGCGGGGCGAGAGCTTTCCCATCGCCGGTCCCGCATTCGTGGGCGAAGTTGCATTTCTGACAGGAAATCCATCCAGTGCGGACGTTTCCCTGCCTGAGGGTGGCACGGTTCTGCGGATCGACAGCGTCGCCTTACGCAAGCGCATGGCGCGGGTTCCGGCGTTCAACAATGCGATGATTGCGCTTTTCGGGACCGAGTTGGCGCGGAAGGTGGCGGATTCAGTGCCGATGGCGCGTGCGGCCGACCGCTAG
- a CDS encoding RidA family protein: MTRQNVSSGSYLEPQIGFSRAVRIGDMIAVGGTAPIAEGGGTACVGDVYGQTKRCLEIALTALTSAGGRAEDVIRTRIILTDIKTFAEAARAHAEVFTDIRPVTTVMAVTAFVDPDWLVEIELDAVSKDPS, from the coding sequence ATGACGCGTCAGAACGTCTCTTCGGGGTCCTATCTGGAACCTCAGATCGGATTTTCGAGGGCCGTGCGCATTGGCGATATGATCGCGGTGGGGGGCACGGCGCCCATCGCGGAGGGTGGCGGCACGGCGTGTGTCGGCGATGTGTATGGCCAGACAAAACGGTGCCTGGAGATCGCGTTAACGGCGTTAACCTCTGCTGGTGGTCGCGCGGAGGATGTGATCCGCACCCGCATAATTCTGACTGATATCAAGACATTCGCAGAGGCCGCCCGCGCCCATGCCGAAGTGTTCACCGACATTCGCCCTGTCACCACCGTGATGGCAGTCACCGCTTTCGTTGATCCCGACTGGTTGGTCGAGATCGAACTCGACGCCGTTTCAAAGGACCCATCATGA
- a CDS encoding OmpA family protein: MALLIKPILLASAASLALTACVGNTVVPGGPEQNRTRDGAVLGGLLGGVLGAASGDDNRGRNAVLGAAVGAAAGGAIGNALDRQAQDLRGSLSNERILIENTGEALILTLPEGILFDVDSAAIRAGLQGDLRALAFNLNQYPDTRVVVEGHTDNTGSASYNQDLSTRRAQAVSGVLLEGGVAPFRVQSVGRGESAPIATNLTPEGRQQNRRVEVIIRPQ, encoded by the coding sequence ATGGCACTTCTCATCAAACCAATTCTTCTCGCAAGCGCGGCGTCTCTGGCATTGACCGCCTGCGTCGGCAACACCGTGGTTCCGGGCGGGCCCGAGCAGAACCGCACCCGCGACGGCGCGGTCTTGGGTGGGCTTCTTGGCGGCGTTTTGGGCGCAGCCTCCGGCGACGACAACCGGGGCCGCAACGCCGTTCTGGGCGCCGCCGTGGGCGCGGCCGCTGGCGGGGCCATCGGCAACGCGCTGGATCGTCAGGCGCAGGACCTGCGCGGATCGCTCAGCAATGAGCGCATCCTGATCGAAAACACCGGTGAGGCGCTGATCCTGACCCTGCCGGAGGGCATCCTGTTTGACGTCGACAGCGCCGCCATCCGCGCGGGCCTGCAAGGCGACCTGCGGGCGCTGGCGTTCAACCTGAACCAATACCCCGACACCCGCGTCGTCGTGGAAGGGCACACCGACAATACCGGGTCCGCGTCCTACAACCAAGACCTCTCCACCCGCCGCGCGCAGGCCGTCTCGGGCGTGCTGCTGGAAGGTGGCGTCGCGCCGTTCCGGGTGCAGTCGGTCGGACGCGGGGAGAGCGCCCCGATTGCCACGAACCTCACGCCGGAGGGACGTCAACAAAACCGCCGGGTCGAGGTCATTATTCGTCCGCAATAG
- a CDS encoding CHASE2 domain-containing protein: MARLTFALGLLVTVAMVVLTAFPPPILDRARDAVFDGYQRSAPRAYDPDAPVHIIDIDEAALETYGQWPWPRSYMAEMTDRLFDHGAAAVGFDVLFPEPDRTSPDLIVESWTRFADAPAPVLPDLGIAPHDSRFAQSMQGRAVVLSVAGGLEGTMPEAVAGFAVTGATPTTLTTYPGAISNLEELTAAASGIGTISLGRNADGITRTVPMVSEFGGVLIPSLSAELLRVAQGAGGHILKTTEASGEVSGGTVAATAMQTGALAFPLEADGRFRLYYAGYQPERVTPAGELFDADGIDPALQQRLAGRIILVGSSAQGLFDIRTTPLDGQIAGVTLHAEIIEQIVTGSFLSRPDWMRGLEILIVALTGLALTILNRMERPLLGLSAALAFGGGSVVGGILAFTSLGMLFSPVMTVLTATLVYLPGTTLGYLAKERARRSIRERFARFLPPPLIAEIEKNPAAALTPEGAERDLTVMFVDMRGFSTVTEGMPPDRVVTLVNTFLSAVAEALVDHGATIDKFMGDAVMAFWNAPIERDDHAVAALGALHAINDAAEQANFLLTSQGLPRVTLGVGLNTGPASVGLMGSRDRLSYTCIGDSVTLAARLEGLTRIYGTRNCVGPNTVAQCPAHLQAVTLDLIAVKGFARAVEVSTVLPRATPGLEEFSAALALARTIFVARDWDGAEAAMMQVAKIKVPTCNTGLLAQLYLDRIAAYKEIPPPEGWQGEFVALSKR, translated from the coding sequence ATGGCCCGGCTGACCTTCGCGCTGGGGCTGTTGGTCACGGTGGCGATGGTGGTGCTGACGGCATTTCCGCCCCCGATCCTTGATCGCGCCCGCGATGCGGTGTTCGACGGCTACCAACGCTCGGCCCCGCGCGCCTACGACCCCGACGCGCCCGTGCACATCATCGATATCGACGAGGCCGCGCTGGAGACCTATGGCCAATGGCCCTGGCCGCGCAGCTACATGGCCGAAATGACGGATCGATTGTTTGACCATGGCGCGGCTGCCGTGGGGTTCGATGTGCTCTTCCCGGAGCCGGACCGGACGTCGCCTGACCTGATCGTCGAATCCTGGACCCGCTTTGCCGACGCCCCCGCGCCGGTCCTGCCGGATCTTGGGATTGCGCCCCATGACAGCCGGTTCGCGCAATCCATGCAGGGCCGCGCCGTGGTCCTGTCAGTGGCGGGCGGGTTGGAGGGCACCATGCCCGAGGCGGTGGCGGGCTTTGCCGTAACAGGCGCCACCCCCACAACGCTGACCACCTATCCCGGCGCGATCAGCAATCTGGAGGAGTTGACAGCAGCGGCCAGCGGCATTGGTACGATCAGCCTTGGACGCAATGCGGACGGGATCACGCGGACGGTGCCCATGGTCTCTGAGTTCGGGGGCGTGCTGATCCCATCGCTCTCGGCAGAGCTGTTGCGCGTGGCGCAGGGGGCGGGGGGGCATATCCTCAAGACGACGGAGGCTTCGGGCGAGGTCTCGGGCGGGACGGTCGCTGCCACGGCGATGCAAACCGGCGCCCTGGCGTTCCCGCTGGAGGCCGATGGCCGCTTTCGTCTGTATTATGCGGGCTACCAGCCCGAGCGTGTGACGCCCGCCGGCGAGTTGTTCGACGCCGATGGCATCGACCCGGCCTTGCAACAGCGGCTGGCGGGACGGATCATTCTGGTGGGATCCTCGGCGCAGGGGTTGTTTGACATCCGTACGACGCCGTTGGACGGGCAAATCGCGGGCGTCACCCTTCACGCGGAAATCATTGAACAAATCGTTACGGGCAGCTTCCTGTCCCGGCCCGATTGGATGCGGGGACTGGAGATCTTGATCGTGGCGCTTACGGGTCTGGCGCTGACGATCCTCAATCGGATGGAGCGGCCGCTTCTGGGCCTGTCTGCGGCGCTGGCCTTCGGCGGCGGGTCCGTTGTGGGGGGCATTCTGGCCTTCACGTCCTTGGGCATGTTGTTCAGTCCGGTGATGACGGTGCTGACCGCAACGCTGGTCTATCTGCCGGGCACGACGCTGGGATATCTGGCCAAGGAACGCGCGCGCCGATCGATCCGGGAACGCTTCGCCCGCTTCCTGCCGCCGCCGCTGATTGCCGAGATCGAGAAGAACCCCGCCGCCGCGCTGACCCCCGAGGGGGCGGAGCGGGATCTGACGGTGATGTTCGTGGATATGCGCGGGTTTTCCACGGTGACGGAAGGGATGCCGCCGGACCGGGTGGTGACGTTGGTCAACACCTTCCTGTCTGCGGTGGCCGAGGCGCTTGTGGACCACGGCGCGACCATCGACAAGTTCATGGGCGATGCGGTCATGGCGTTCTGGAATGCGCCGATTGAACGCGATGACCACGCCGTTGCCGCCCTGGGCGCGCTGCACGCGATCAACGACGCCGCAGAACAGGCGAATTTCCTGCTGACGTCCCAGGGTTTGCCGCGCGTGACGCTGGGGGTGGGGCTGAATACCGGGCCTGCGTCGGTGGGTTTGATGGGGTCCCGGGACCGGCTGTCCTATACCTGCATCGGCGATAGCGTGACGCTGGCCGCGCGGCTGGAGGGGCTGACGCGGATCTATGGCACACGGAACTGCGTGGGTCCCAATACTGTGGCGCAGTGTCCGGCGCATCTTCAGGCCGTGACGCTGGACCTGATCGCCGTGAAGGGGTTCGCCCGCGCCGTGGAGGTGTCCACCGTCCTGCCGCGCGCAACCCCGGGGCTGGAGGAGTTTTCAGCAGCACTGGCACTGGCCCGGACCATCTTCGTGGCCCGCGATTGGGACGGGGCGGAAGCGGCAATGATGCAGGTGGCGAAGATCAAGGTCCCCACATGCAACACCGGCCTTCTGGCGCAGCTCTACCTCGACCGGATCGCCGCCTATAAAGAAATCCCCCCGCCAGAGGGCTGGCAGGGGGAATTCGTCGCCTTGTCAAAAAGATAG
- a CDS encoding FadR/GntR family transcriptional regulator, which produces MPFQRIEAEKLSRSVVKQIEQLILRGILRPGERLPSERELSERLSVSRPSLREAVAELQDKGLLATRAGAGIYVADVLGSAFSPALIDLLAAHEEAVFDYISFRQDLEGIAAERAAIHGSDTDLKVIDTIMQKMEVAHRKRNPADEAELDAEFHLAIIEASHNVILLHMMRASFNLLRQGVFFNRQQMFKNRTTRDMLLDQHRAINVGIQERDAEAAKTAVIEHLDYVKEEMMALKTSEKNEEIARLRYAHERER; this is translated from the coding sequence ATGCCATTCCAACGTATTGAGGCCGAGAAGCTCTCCCGCTCTGTCGTCAAACAAATCGAGCAGTTGATCCTGCGTGGCATCCTGCGCCCCGGCGAACGCCTGCCATCGGAGCGGGAGTTGAGCGAGCGGCTCAGCGTGTCGCGCCCCAGCTTGCGGGAGGCCGTAGCCGAGTTGCAGGACAAGGGGTTGCTGGCGACGCGCGCGGGCGCGGGCATCTATGTGGCCGACGTATTGGGATCGGCGTTTTCGCCTGCGCTGATTGACCTTCTGGCCGCCCATGAGGAGGCGGTGTTCGACTATATTTCCTTCCGGCAGGATCTGGAGGGGATCGCGGCAGAGCGCGCGGCCATCCACGGCTCGGACACCGATCTGAAAGTGATCGACACGATCATGCAGAAGATGGAAGTGGCCCATCGCAAGAGAAACCCCGCCGACGAGGCCGAGCTGGATGCGGAGTTCCATCTGGCGATCATCGAGGCCAGCCACAACGTGATCCTGCTGCACATGATGCGCGCCAGTTTCAACCTGCTGCGCCAGGGCGTGTTCTTCAACCGCCAGCAGATGTTCAAGAACCGGACCACCCGTGACATGCTTCTGGATCAGCACCGCGCGATCAATGTCGGCATTCAGGAGCGGGATGCGGAGGCCGCAAAGACCGCCGTGATTGAGCATCTGGATTATGTGAAGGAAGAGATGATGGCGCTGAAGACCTCGGAGAAGAACGAGGAGATCGCGCGGTTGCGCTATGCCCATGAGCGCGAGCGGTAA
- a CDS encoding adenosine kinase yields the protein MTQTYDLVGIGNAVVDVISHADDSFLDNMGIQKGIMQLIERERAEILYGAMTDRVQAPGGSVGNTVAGVGALGLKTAFLGKVKDDALGLFYQNGMAADGIDFPNPPVSGADIAPTTRSMIFVSPDGERSMNTYLGAGADFDEGDVDAAVAGDTRYLFLEGYLYDKDEGKRAFTAAAQACHTGGGKAGISLSDPFCVDRHRTDFRRLIAEEMDFTLGNEEEWLSLFETDDIDDALAQAAAVCETVICTRSGDPVILIRGDERADVPVTRVTPVDATGAGDQFAAGFLYGMATGQTLETAGKMGVAAAAEVIAHVGPRPKRPLREVFAEHGLI from the coding sequence ATGACCCAAACCTACGACCTGGTCGGCATCGGCAATGCCGTCGTCGATGTCATCTCCCATGCCGACGACAGCTTCCTGGACAATATGGGCATCCAGAAGGGCATCATGCAGTTGATCGAGCGCGAACGCGCCGAGATTCTATATGGTGCGATGACCGACCGTGTGCAGGCACCGGGCGGCTCGGTGGGCAATACGGTCGCGGGTGTCGGAGCCTTGGGCCTGAAAACCGCATTTCTTGGAAAAGTGAAAGATGATGCGCTGGGATTGTTCTATCAGAACGGCATGGCGGCGGATGGAATCGACTTCCCGAACCCACCGGTTTCGGGGGCTGACATCGCGCCCACGACACGGTCGATGATTTTCGTTTCCCCGGATGGCGAGCGGTCGATGAACACCTATCTGGGCGCGGGCGCGGATTTCGATGAAGGCGACGTGGATGCGGCGGTTGCAGGCGACACACGCTATCTGTTTCTGGAGGGCTACCTGTACGACAAGGACGAGGGCAAGCGCGCCTTCACGGCCGCCGCGCAGGCCTGTCATACCGGTGGTGGCAAGGCGGGCATTTCCCTGTCCGATCCGTTCTGCGTTGACCGCCATCGCACCGATTTCCGTCGGCTGATCGCGGAGGAAATGGACTTCACCCTCGGCAATGAAGAGGAGTGGCTGTCGCTGTTCGAGACGGACGATATTGACGACGCCTTGGCCCAGGCAGCGGCCGTTTGCGAGACGGTGATTTGCACCCGGTCCGGAGATCCGGTGATCCTGATCCGGGGCGATGAGCGCGCGGACGTACCTGTCACCCGCGTCACACCAGTTGACGCCACGGGCGCGGGTGATCAATTCGCGGCGGGGTTCCTGTACGGCATGGCAACGGGGCAAACACTTGAAACGGCGGGAAAAATGGGTGTCGCCGCTGCCGCAGAGGTGATCGCGCATGTGGGGCCACGGCCCAAGCGTCCTTTGCGAGAGGTCTTTGCCGAACATGGCTTGATCTAG
- a CDS encoding mandelate racemase/muconate lactonizing enzyme family protein: MKLDTLDIFAVAPPPPGWGGRYWLLVRVTTDTGLTGLGEVYAAGVGPEAMTHVIHDVFTRHMRGEDPANIELMSRRAHSSGFTQRPDPTVFGAFSGLEMACWDILGKARDCPVWAMLGGKMNDRIRAYTYLYPEPHHDTNAFWTSPEMAAESAAARVAEGYTAVKFDPAGPYTMRGGHMPALSDIDLSARFCAAIRDAVGTQADLLFGTHGQFAPAGAIRLAKAIEPYDPLWYEEPIPPDNLPGLSEVAAHTSIPIATGERLTGVTEFTQALHHGARILQPALGRAGGIWEGKKIATLAAAFGAQLAPHLYAGPVEWAANVHLGVSCPNLLMVEAIETPFHEALVTGRPRVENGFVAAPDAPGLGITLNDAIANAHRYTGNRLHLEMQDAPCDWQNGNSFGGGAVD; the protein is encoded by the coding sequence ATGAAACTCGACACTTTGGACATCTTCGCCGTCGCTCCCCCGCCCCCCGGCTGGGGCGGGCGCTATTGGCTGCTCGTCCGCGTCACTACCGACACCGGCCTCACGGGCCTGGGTGAAGTCTATGCCGCGGGCGTCGGGCCGGAGGCGATGACACATGTCATCCACGACGTCTTCACCCGCCACATGCGCGGTGAAGACCCGGCCAATATCGAACTGATGTCGCGCCGGGCCCACTCCTCCGGCTTCACGCAGCGCCCTGATCCCACGGTGTTCGGCGCGTTCTCAGGCCTTGAAATGGCCTGCTGGGATATCCTCGGCAAGGCGCGGGATTGCCCGGTCTGGGCGATGCTCGGCGGCAAGATGAACGACCGCATCCGCGCCTACACCTACCTCTATCCCGAACCTCACCACGACACGAACGCCTTCTGGACATCGCCCGAAATGGCCGCGGAAAGCGCCGCCGCCCGTGTGGCGGAAGGGTACACAGCGGTGAAATTCGACCCCGCTGGCCCCTACACAATGCGCGGGGGCCATATGCCCGCGCTCAGCGACATTGACCTGTCGGCGCGGTTTTGTGCGGCGATCCGGGACGCGGTGGGCACCCAGGCTGACCTCCTTTTCGGCACCCATGGTCAGTTTGCGCCTGCTGGCGCGATCCGCCTTGCCAAGGCCATCGAGCCCTATGATCCGCTTTGGTATGAAGAGCCCATTCCGCCCGATAACCTCCCCGGTCTGTCCGAGGTCGCGGCCCATACCTCGATCCCCATCGCCACCGGCGAACGGCTGACGGGCGTGACCGAATTCACCCAAGCGCTGCACCACGGCGCGCGGATCCTGCAACCGGCCCTTGGGCGCGCGGGCGGGATATGGGAGGGCAAGAAAATCGCCACCCTGGCCGCCGCCTTTGGCGCGCAGCTGGCCCCGCACCTTTACGCCGGTCCTGTCGAATGGGCCGCGAATGTGCATCTGGGCGTAAGTTGTCCGAACCTGTTGATGGTGGAGGCGATTGAGACGCCTTTCCACGAGGCCCTCGTCACCGGACGGCCCAGGGTGGAAAACGGCTTCGTTGCAGCTCCCGACGCGCCGGGGCTTGGCATCACACTGAACGACGCGATCGCAAACGCGCATCGCTACACCGGGAACCGGCTGCATCTGGAGATGCAGGACGCACCGTGCGATTGGCAGAACGGAAATTCCTTCGGCGGCGGAGCCGTCGACTAA